One region of Oryza glaberrima chromosome 7, OglaRS2, whole genome shotgun sequence genomic DNA includes:
- the LOC127779822 gene encoding uncharacterized protein LOC127779822, giving the protein MANNREWMYAGWKRGCAPTDEWVEQTKGFLDHAFSLPNIVVSGKIKCPCSLCRNYVSHKRQMIEMHLCREGFKENYMNWTEHGECIGQDQATTSEGNEDFDEPDRMDDMLADIASDYQLSKEEPTASAQAYYKMVASADEKVHDQTTHTCLSTIACLLAIKSQYNMPSACYDDVMQLIHDLLPAGSKLDDNFYRSKKTLAGLGMPYEKIDVCYNNCMLYYKDNAEKVRCDFFKTSRYENDNSKVPCKVLRYLPIIPRLQRLYNNEEIAVQMRWHKEHPTHKLNVMMHPREGEAWIQFDVDFSTFAQDPRNVRLGLAIDGFTAFNMTAASYSCWPVFMVPYNLPPDICMKPENIMLALVIPGPQHPGKNLSTLLEPLVDELLQIWDGVTTWDASKKENFIMRAAYLWSIHDFCAYGDFAGWSTNGNLACPTCMCESKAFRLHNGGKSCWFDCHRCFLPSDHEFWTQANAFRKNTPVHHC; this is encoded by the coding sequence ATGGCGAATAACCGTGAGTGGATGTATGCTGGGTGGAAACGTGGTTGTGCACCGACTGATGAGTGGGTAGAACAAACTAAGGGTTTCTTGGATCACGCCTTTTCCCTTCCAAATATCGTtgttagtggaaaaattaagTGCCCATGCTCCTTATGTCGGAACTACGTTTCGCACAAACGGCAAATGATCGAAATGCATTTGTGTCGTGAGGGTTTCAAGGAGAATTACATGAATTGGACAGAACATGGTGAGTGTATTGGTCAAGATCAAGCCACAACTTCAGAAGGTaatgaagattttgatgaaccGGATCGGATGGATGACATGTTGGCTGACATAGCCAGCGATTACCAGCTTTCTAAGGAAGAACCCACAGCTTCTGCTCAGGCCTACTACAAGATGGTGGCTAGTGCAGATGAAAAGGTACACGATCAAACAACACACACCTGTTTATCTACCATAGCTTGTCTGCTTGCCATCAAGTCACAGTACAACATGCCATCAGCATGCTATGATGATGTGATGCAATTGATCCATGATCTCCTCCCTGCTGGGTCAAAGTTGGATGATAACTTCTATCGTTCAAAGAAAACTCTTGCTGGACTAGGGATgccatatgaaaaaattgatgtgtGCTACAACAATTGCATGCTTTACTACAAAGACAATGCTGAGAAAGTTAGATGTGACTTTTTCAAAACATCTCGGTATGAGAATGACAATAGCAAAGTTCCATGTAAGGTTCTAAGGTATCTCCCTATCATACCTAGACTGCAAAGGTTGTATAATAATGAAGAGATAGCAGTCCAAATGAGATGGCACAAAGAACACCCTACACATAAGCTAAATGTGATGATGCACCCACGTGAGGGTGAAGCATGGATTCAATTTGATGTAGATTTTTCTACTTTTGCACAAGATCCAAGAAATGTCCGGCTTGGTCTAGCTATAGATGGATTCACAGCTTTCAACATGACTGCTGCGTCATACTCCTGTTGGCCTGTCTTTATGGTACCATACAATCTCCCACCAGACATTTGCATGAAACCAGAGAACATAATGCTTGCCCTTGTTATCCCTGGTCCTCAACATCCTGGAAAGAACTTGAGCACACTATTGGAACCTTTGGTGGATGAGTTACTTCAGATATGGGATGGTGTAACCACATGGGATGCTTCGAAGAAGGAAAACTTCATTATGAGAGCAGCATATCTTTGGTCGATCCATGACTTTTGTGCTTATGGTGATTTTGCGGGTTGGAGCACCAATGGTAACTTAGCATGCCCAACATGTATGTGTGAGTCAAAAGCATTCAGGCTCCATAATGGAGGGAAAAGTTGTTGGTTTGATTGCCATCGATGCTTCCTTCCAAGTGACCATGAGTTTTGGACTCAAGCAAATGCATTTCGAAAGAACACACCAGTACACCACtgttag
- the LOC127779997 gene encoding uncharacterized protein LOC127779997, which translates to MSSVVSRLVTGRSAAASAFQQPPRLIKQAPVTVAFAWPSSSSPAPAGTSMALLRSCSRELQAPPPPPAGRRVLPAAKMAGSTADDDHAMNLQWHIDSAHRILLPIAHLMSEMKREATDSSKKTAVPGEPNTTHSKHLEFIKKLTEVFDKFVQFMGFNEIQPSIDVEKYWTVLQDYAFALVDANDTAMEILGAYEPNGPKEIHNVELSERLREKNKFNFKTEMEKYMLVVGTEDTDDVFLQLRTVIKVIKDKRKHASGKYI; encoded by the exons ATGTCTTCCGTCGTCTCACGCCTCGTCACCGGAcgatccgccgccgcttccgcttTCCAGCAGCCACCACGGCTCATCAAGCAGGCCCCTGTCACGGTCGCCTTTGCTTGGCCCAGCtcgtcgtccccggcgccggccggcACTAGCATGGCCCTGTTGCGATCGTGCTCGCGCGAGCTGcaggctcctcctccgccgccggctggtCGTCGTGTACTTCCGGCGGCGAAGATGGCCGGATCGACGGCTGATGATGATCACGCGATGAACTTACAGTGGCACATCGATTCTGCCCACCGCATCCTCCTCCCTATCGCCCACCTTATG AGTGAGATGAAGCGTGAAGCCACAGATAGCAGCAAGAAGACGGCAGTGCCAGGCGAGCCAAACACCACCCATAGCAAGCACCTTGAGTTCATCAAGAAA ttGACGGAAGTATTTGACAAGTTCGTACAGTTCATGGGCTTCAACGAGATCCAACCTTCCATTGA TGTGGAAAAATACTGGACGGTGCTGCAAGACTATGCGTTTGCACTGGTTGACGCCAATGACACAGCGATGGAGATACTCGGCGCGTACGAACCGAATGGCCCGAAGGAGATTCATAATGTTGAACTGAGCGAGAGGCTTCGGGAGAAGaataaatttaacttcaaaacGGAAATGGAG AAATACATGCTCGTTGTTGGCACCGAGGACACCGACGATGTCTTCCTGCAGCTCAGGACGGTGATCAAGGTGATCAAGGACAAACGTAAGCACGCCAGCGGCAAGTACATTTAA